One Psychromonas sp. psych-6C06 DNA window includes the following coding sequences:
- a CDS encoding efflux RND transporter permease subunit, producing MSENQHSATPSQLAYNAETIHTDDIDVNKGIIAWFARNPVAANLLMLIILVGGLLTANTIRKQFFPQVDIHWIELSAVYAGAAPKEVEEGITIKIEEALEGIQGLRRVITRSNQNMMSGYIRVEDDYDPNLVLEEIKNEIGAIGSFPEGMEEVKVERIKLRQEVMYISLYGDLDTRQLKDIGNEIHDEIKQLTGVNITEFYGGLNYEIAVEVSKDKLRKFGLTFNEVADAIRGFSQNMSAGQIRAENGFINLRIQNQAYIGREFEMLPVLTMKDGSKLLLRDVAEIKDTFEQGIQYSKFNGKNSVTFFIGASNNQSITDVAKIVHRYVGNKQQKLPAGLHLETWVDMTYYLQGRLDLMLDSMKSGAILVFVLLALFLRVRLAFWVMMGLPICFLGTLLLMPTAMIDVTINVISLFAFILVLGIVVDDAIVMGESAHEECERKGHHIDNVIRGVKRVAMPATFGVLTTIAAFLPITLDDGPSSAFGKAIGFVVILCLIFSLIESKLILPAHLASMKARKVVAKGSNNPLDWLRNVTNFLQKKVDTGLQFCIHNLYLPTLQKALRYRYTVITLFIALLVLCAGLYQGGLVRYIGQPKIPQDFPRVSIEMTLNSSEQATLDAALIVEQTIEKVELQLVEKYGQKMISDTQVELKGRARAEVMLKLVDPELRPIDTFELAALWRASFPKIAGIKELKVQDNLFGNGRDDGDVSFRLQGKSAEQLLAVSNQLVDKLNSLQGVSDVANSHESSTREVQFSLKPLAYSLGLTLREIATQVNHSFYGLEVQRLLRNGEEVKVMLRYPEAQRNSISLVANTLIHLPDGVEVPLSEVADIIVTEGLNKIRRENGRRTITVWAAVDAEQVEPFKLAKDIRDNYLPELLKQYPQVQMKLSGKIQEELESADTQLRNFVLSLLIIYSLLAIPLKSYAQPLMIMAIIPFGIIGSIAGHMLFNLDLSMLSLFGIIAAAGVVVNDSLVMVDYINIARRQGVKISDAVVQAGKRRFRAILITSLTTFVGLMPIMAETSMQAQMVIPMAVSLAFGVLFATVVTLLLIPCLYIMIEDIKTLPSRAKGYL from the coding sequence ATGTCTGAAAATCAACACTCAGCCACTCCAAGCCAATTAGCCTACAACGCTGAAACCATTCACACTGATGATATCGATGTTAATAAAGGCATTATCGCTTGGTTTGCACGTAATCCGGTCGCTGCCAACCTGCTGATGTTAATCATTTTGGTTGGTGGTTTATTAACTGCAAATACTATTCGTAAACAGTTTTTTCCGCAGGTTGATATCCATTGGATTGAACTTAGTGCGGTATATGCAGGTGCCGCTCCTAAAGAGGTCGAAGAGGGGATAACCATTAAAATTGAGGAAGCCTTAGAGGGTATTCAGGGGTTACGACGGGTTATTACGCGCTCTAATCAAAACATGATGTCGGGTTATATTCGTGTTGAAGATGATTATGATCCGAACTTGGTATTAGAAGAGATAAAAAATGAGATAGGTGCTATCGGAAGTTTTCCTGAGGGGATGGAAGAGGTTAAAGTTGAGCGCATTAAATTGCGCCAAGAAGTGATGTACATCAGCTTGTATGGTGACTTAGATACAAGGCAACTCAAAGATATCGGTAATGAGATTCACGATGAAATTAAACAGTTAACAGGGGTTAATATTACCGAATTTTATGGCGGCTTAAATTATGAAATTGCAGTAGAAGTCAGCAAAGACAAACTCAGAAAGTTTGGACTCACCTTCAATGAAGTCGCCGATGCCATTCGCGGTTTTTCTCAAAATATGTCTGCGGGGCAGATCCGCGCTGAAAATGGGTTTATCAATTTACGCATTCAAAACCAAGCCTATATTGGTCGTGAATTTGAAATGCTACCTGTTTTAACCATGAAAGACGGCAGTAAATTATTGCTCAGAGATGTTGCTGAGATTAAAGATACGTTTGAACAAGGTATCCAATATTCAAAGTTTAATGGTAAAAATTCAGTTACTTTTTTCATTGGTGCATCGAATAATCAAAGCATTACCGATGTCGCTAAAATTGTGCATCGTTATGTTGGTAATAAACAACAAAAGCTACCAGCAGGATTACATTTAGAAACTTGGGTTGATATGACCTATTACCTACAAGGGCGTTTAGATTTAATGCTCGATAGCATGAAAAGTGGTGCAATATTAGTGTTTGTACTATTAGCACTATTTTTGCGTGTGCGTTTAGCATTTTGGGTGATGATGGGCTTACCTATCTGTTTCTTGGGCACCTTACTGTTGATGCCAACGGCAATGATCGATGTCACCATCAATGTGATCAGTTTATTTGCCTTTATTTTAGTGCTGGGGATTGTCGTTGATGATGCGATTGTCATGGGCGAAAGCGCTCATGAGGAGTGTGAGCGTAAAGGGCATCACATCGACAATGTGATTCGTGGTGTTAAACGTGTTGCAATGCCAGCCACCTTTGGTGTGTTAACCACTATCGCCGCTTTTTTACCAATTACCCTCGATGATGGGCCTAGCTCTGCTTTTGGTAAAGCAATTGGCTTTGTAGTGATCCTTTGTCTTATCTTTTCATTAATAGAATCAAAGCTTATTTTGCCTGCCCATCTTGCCTCGATGAAAGCACGAAAAGTAGTTGCCAAAGGCTCTAATAATCCACTTGACTGGTTACGTAATGTGACAAATTTTCTGCAAAAAAAGGTCGATACAGGGTTGCAATTTTGTATCCATAACCTCTATTTACCCACGCTACAAAAGGCACTGCGTTATCGCTATACAGTGATCACTTTATTTATTGCTTTATTAGTACTCTGCGCTGGACTTTATCAAGGTGGCTTGGTTCGTTATATCGGTCAGCCTAAAATACCACAAGACTTTCCGCGCGTGAGTATTGAGATGACCTTAAACTCCTCTGAGCAAGCGACCTTAGATGCAGCTTTAATTGTGGAACAAACCATTGAAAAAGTAGAGCTACAGTTAGTTGAAAAATATGGTCAAAAGATGATTTCTGATACGCAAGTAGAGCTAAAAGGGCGCGCCCGCGCAGAGGTGATGTTAAAACTGGTTGATCCAGAATTACGCCCCATTGATACCTTTGAATTAGCTGCTTTATGGCGTGCTTCGTTTCCTAAAATTGCGGGTATTAAAGAGTTAAAGGTACAAGATAACCTGTTTGGTAATGGTCGAGACGATGGCGATGTCAGCTTTCGTTTACAGGGTAAAAGTGCTGAACAGCTATTAGCTGTTTCTAATCAGTTGGTGGACAAATTAAACAGTCTGCAAGGTGTTTCTGATGTGGCGAATAGCCATGAATCGAGTACCCGAGAAGTACAATTTTCCTTAAAGCCATTAGCCTATAGCCTTGGGCTGACTCTGCGAGAAATAGCTACGCAGGTAAACCATAGCTTTTATGGGTTAGAAGTGCAGCGGTTGCTACGCAATGGCGAAGAGGTAAAAGTAATGCTTCGTTACCCTGAAGCACAACGAAATTCGATCAGCCTTGTTGCCAATACATTGATTCATTTACCCGATGGTGTAGAAGTGCCTCTCTCTGAAGTCGCTGATATTATCGTTACCGAAGGCCTTAATAAAATTCGTCGAGAAAATGGTCGCCGAACCATTACGGTTTGGGCTGCGGTAGACGCTGAGCAAGTTGAGCCTTTTAAGCTTGCAAAAGATATTCGTGATAATTATTTACCGGAATTATTAAAGCAATACCCGCAAGTACAAATGAAATTATCAGGTAAAATTCAAGAAGAGCTTGAAAGTGCGGATACACAGTTACGCAATTTTGTATTGTCGTTGCTTATTATTTATAGCTTATTGGCAATTCCGCTAAAATCATACGCGCAACCACTCATGATTATGGCGATCATTCCCTTTGGTATCATTGGCTCCATCGCAGGACACATGTTATTTAACTTAGACCTAAGCATGCTTTCTTTGTTTGGTATTATTGCTGCCGCTGGTGTGGTAGTGAACGATTCCCTGGTAATGGTTGATTACATTAATATTGCGAGACGACAGGGCGTTAAAATAAGCGATGCTGTTGTACAAGCCGGTAAACGGCGTTTCAGAGCGATATTAATTACATCACTGACCACTTTTGTTGGTTTAATGCCTATCATGGCGGAAACGAGCATGCAGGCTCAAATGGTGATCCCAATGGCGGTGTCTTTAGCATTTGGGGTGTTGTTTGCCACTGTTGTGACGTTACTGTTAATCCCTTGCTTGTATATTATGATTGAAGACATTAAAACCTTACCCAGCAGGGCCAAAGGTTATTTATAA
- a CDS encoding sigma-70 family RNA polymerase sigma factor translates to MSLFSRKRNKNSHSSVSIDMNKTIDMNRQQKRYEALVNVYSADLYRYAYWICHDPDIAQDLVQETCLRAWKSLDSLMDDKSAKGWLFTILRRENARRFERKQHPLVDIEDHEIADSADLTQEMDSELLLRKIATLSDEYKEPLLLQLIAGFSAEEIGEQLALNKNTVLTRLFRAKNLLKTSLTSVNTSEASHG, encoded by the coding sequence ATGAGTTTATTTTCTCGCAAGCGAAATAAAAATAGCCATTCCTCTGTCTCTATAGATATGAATAAAACAATTGATATGAATAGACAGCAAAAGCGCTATGAAGCCTTAGTGAACGTTTACAGTGCAGACCTTTACCGCTATGCGTATTGGATATGTCACGATCCCGATATTGCTCAAGACTTAGTGCAAGAGACCTGCCTACGGGCATGGAAAAGTTTGGATAGTCTAATGGATGATAAGTCAGCTAAAGGTTGGTTATTTACTATTTTAAGGCGTGAAAATGCAAGACGTTTTGAGCGTAAACAACATCCTTTGGTAGATATAGAAGATCATGAAATAGCTGATAGTGCTGATTTAACACAAGAGATGGATAGCGAGCTATTGCTTCGAAAAATAGCGACTCTCTCCGACGAATATAAAGAACCTTTGCTTTTACAGTTGATCGCAGGTTTCAGTGCAGAGGAGATCGGTGAACAATTAGCCCTTAATAAAAACACCGTATTAACGCGCTTATTTAGGGCTAAAAATTTATTAAAAACATCATTAACTAGTGTAAATACAAGTGAGGCGTCCCATGGATGA
- a CDS encoding DUF692 domain-containing protein: MSKIQKKSVGIGLRSPHYLHLLEAQPDIGFLEIHSENYFNPHSKNHDYLEQIAQHYPLSFHGIGLSLGSSDPISQQHLKKLKTLVDRFQPALVSDHLSWCSLQGNFFNDLLPIPYTEEALACFTDNVNQVQDFLQRQIIVENPSSYLEYQNSDMSEAQFLNTLTEKTGCGLLLDLNNVYVSAINQQFSVSEYLAAINHQHVQEIHLAGHSKKEVDGETLLIDTHSTQVSDAVWDIYQQYLHTTATDAITLIEWDVDIPALDDLLIEAQKAQHIRQVAK, from the coding sequence GTGTCTAAAATACAAAAAAAATCGGTGGGCATTGGATTGCGCAGCCCTCATTATCTGCACCTACTAGAAGCACAACCAGATATTGGATTTTTAGAGATTCACAGCGAAAATTATTTTAACCCACATAGCAAAAATCATGATTATCTTGAACAAATTGCACAACATTATCCGCTCAGCTTTCATGGTATTGGTTTATCACTTGGCAGTAGTGATCCCATCAGTCAACAGCACCTTAAAAAGTTAAAAACACTGGTTGATCGTTTTCAACCGGCATTAGTTTCAGACCATTTAAGTTGGTGTTCATTGCAAGGTAATTTTTTTAACGATCTTTTACCAATCCCTTATACAGAAGAGGCTTTAGCTTGTTTTACTGACAACGTGAATCAAGTACAGGATTTTCTGCAAAGACAAATCATTGTTGAAAATCCCTCCTCCTATTTAGAGTACCAAAATAGCGATATGAGTGAAGCACAATTTCTTAACACATTAACCGAAAAAACAGGCTGTGGTTTATTACTCGACCTCAATAATGTTTATGTGAGTGCCATCAACCAGCAGTTTTCAGTATCGGAATACTTAGCAGCGATTAATCATCAACATGTACAGGAGATTCATTTAGCGGGACATAGCAAAAAGGAAGTTGATGGTGAAACCCTATTAATCGATACACACAGTACGCAAGTAAGCGACGCGGTATGGGATATTTACCAACAATATTTACACACAACGGCTACTGATGCTATTACCCTGATTGAGTGGGATGTCGATATTCCAGCGCTTGATGATTTACTGATTGAGGCACAAAAAGCACAACATATTCGCCAGGTGGCAAAATGA
- a CDS encoding DNA-binding domain-containing protein, producing the protein MKLKQLQTQFADSLFYEGDAITESIKTTQQISPDQRLQIYRNSFIMGVTEALVITYQHTSSLVGEDFFNAVCRTFILQNPPKENNIITYGKGFSCYLSALPQLQSMPYISEMARFEWALEQTCNTPVSVLQLDLEKLGQLTEDNLANLTFSTPTQITLFESEQNIALLYEMLIAEQVQETDLNTPCYLVLKKQPDFKIELISLDKLSFRLLQQIQAGKTLAEISRDGLEAQLPHLLEQALLNGFTIK; encoded by the coding sequence ATGAAACTTAAACAGTTACAAACCCAATTTGCAGACTCACTTTTTTATGAAGGCGATGCTATTACAGAATCGATAAAAACAACGCAACAGATAAGTCCTGATCAACGATTACAAATTTATCGTAACAGTTTTATTATGGGAGTTACCGAGGCATTAGTGATCACTTACCAACATACTTCGTCACTGGTAGGTGAAGATTTTTTTAATGCCGTATGCCGCACGTTTATATTACAAAACCCGCCTAAAGAGAACAACATCATTACCTACGGTAAGGGCTTTTCATGTTACTTATCCGCGTTACCACAACTACAATCAATGCCCTATATCAGTGAGATGGCTAGGTTTGAATGGGCATTAGAGCAAACGTGTAATACCCCTGTTTCTGTTTTACAGTTAGACCTTGAGAAGCTTGGTCAGTTAACAGAAGATAATTTAGCCAACTTAACCTTCTCAACACCAACACAGATAACACTTTTTGAAAGCGAGCAAAACATTGCCCTACTTTATGAGATGTTAATCGCAGAGCAAGTCCAAGAAACCGATCTTAACACTCCCTGTTATCTGGTACTCAAAAAGCAACCGGACTTCAAAATAGAACTGATTTCATTAGACAAACTGAGCTTTCGTTTATTGCAACAGATACAGGCAGGAAAAACACTCGCAGAGATATCACGCGATGGGTTAGAGGCACAACTACCGCATTTATTAGAACAAGCATTACTCAATGGATTTACAATTAAATAA
- a CDS encoding uracil-xanthine permease family protein, protein MPQQILAGGQMLFVAFGALVLMPLITGLDPNVALFTAGIGTLLFHLVTKGQVPIFLASSFAFVAPIAYGIQTWGIPSTMSGLFVAGLVYMVMAYAVKLRGVDFIHRLLPPVVVGPVIMVIGLGLAPMAVNMAIGKSGDGSFVLIEHNTALIISISALLTTLLVSTLAKGVFKLVPIFAGVIVGYTLSFFLGVLDFSPIAASPWLSMPQFVAPEWNWHAILFMIPVAIAPAVEHVGDILAISNVTGKDFLKKPGLQRTLFGDGLATSASSLFGGPPNTTYSEVTGAVMLTRNFNPKIMMWAAVIAICLAFVGKFGAVLQTIPVAVMGGIMILLFGTIASVGLNTLIRHQVDLSNAKNLCIVSVTLVFGIGGMAFGFGSFSLQGVSLCGLIAIAMNLLLPKIKS, encoded by the coding sequence ATGCCTCAGCAAATATTAGCGGGCGGACAAATGCTTTTTGTCGCCTTTGGCGCATTAGTATTAATGCCGTTGATTACAGGGCTTGATCCCAATGTTGCACTGTTTACTGCTGGTATTGGCACATTACTGTTTCATTTAGTGACTAAAGGGCAGGTTCCAATATTCTTAGCCTCCTCTTTTGCCTTTGTGGCGCCAATTGCCTACGGTATTCAAACTTGGGGGATCCCAAGTACTATGTCCGGCCTATTTGTTGCGGGTTTGGTATATATGGTGATGGCCTATGCGGTCAAACTACGCGGAGTTGATTTTATTCATCGCTTATTACCGCCTGTCGTGGTTGGACCGGTTATCATGGTGATCGGTCTTGGCCTTGCACCAATGGCGGTAAACATGGCAATTGGTAAATCAGGTGACGGAAGTTTTGTATTAATCGAGCATAACACGGCATTAATTATCTCTATTTCTGCGTTGTTAACGACTTTACTGGTGTCAACATTAGCTAAAGGTGTCTTTAAATTAGTACCTATTTTTGCTGGTGTTATTGTCGGATATACGTTGTCGTTTTTTCTCGGTGTACTAGATTTCTCGCCGATTGCAGCTTCACCATGGTTGAGCATGCCTCAGTTTGTTGCTCCTGAGTGGAATTGGCATGCCATTCTATTTATGATCCCAGTTGCTATTGCGCCTGCTGTTGAGCATGTCGGTGATATTTTAGCGATCAGTAATGTTACCGGCAAAGACTTCCTGAAAAAACCAGGTTTACAACGCACCCTGTTTGGTGATGGTTTAGCAACCAGTGCTTCATCGTTATTTGGTGGACCACCCAACACAACTTACAGTGAAGTAACGGGTGCTGTGATGTTAACGCGTAACTTTAACCCTAAAATCATGATGTGGGCTGCAGTTATTGCCATCTGTTTAGCCTTTGTTGGTAAATTTGGTGCGGTGTTACAGACTATTCCGGTTGCGGTGATGGGGGGGATTATGATCTTACTATTTGGTACAATCGCTTCTGTTGGTTTGAATACCCTGATTCGCCATCAAGTTGATCTTTCTAACGCTAAAAACTTGTGTATTGTTTCAGTGACTTTAGTGTTTGGTATCGGTGGGATGGCATTTGGTTTTGGTAGTTTTAGCTTACAAGGCGTGAGCCTATGTGGCTTAATCGCGATTGCGATGAATCTACTGTTACCTAAGATAAAATCTTAA
- the upp gene encoding uracil phosphoribosyltransferase, with the protein MKVIEVKHPLIQHKIGLMRKAEISTKHFRELAREVSSLLTYEATKDLAVETVTIDGWDGEVEITQIKGKKATVVPILRAGLGMMDGVLEHMPSAKISVVGIYRDEETLEPVPYFQKLVSQIDERLVLAVDPMLATGGSMISTLDLIKEKGGKNIKVLILVAAPEGLKALEEAHPDIEVYTASIDSHLNKQGYIVPGLGDAGDKIFGTK; encoded by the coding sequence ATGAAAGTTATTGAAGTGAAACACCCGCTTATTCAACACAAAATTGGTCTCATGAGAAAGGCTGAAATAAGCACCAAACATTTTCGTGAATTAGCACGAGAAGTTTCTAGTTTATTAACTTACGAAGCAACTAAAGATCTTGCTGTGGAAACGGTGACTATCGATGGTTGGGATGGTGAAGTTGAAATCACACAGATTAAAGGTAAAAAAGCGACTGTCGTCCCTATTTTACGCGCTGGTTTAGGCATGATGGATGGTGTACTTGAGCACATGCCAAGCGCTAAAATTAGTGTTGTCGGTATTTACCGCGATGAAGAAACACTTGAGCCTGTCCCTTATTTTCAAAAACTCGTAAGTCAAATTGATGAGCGTTTAGTATTGGCCGTTGATCCTATGCTAGCAACTGGCGGTTCAATGATCTCAACGCTAGATTTGATTAAAGAGAAAGGCGGTAAAAATATTAAAGTGCTGATTCTTGTCGCAGCACCAGAAGGATTAAAAGCATTAGAAGAGGCGCATCCAGATATTGAAGTTTACACTGCTTCGATTGATTCACACCTAAACAAGCAAGGTTATATTGTGCCAGGATTAGGTGATGCAGGTGATAAAATATTTGGTACTAAATAA
- a CDS encoding ammonium transporter has translation MESIQNHVTALVSSADTLFILLGAIMVFAMHAGFAFLEVGTVRHKNQVNALVKIMSDFGVSALVYFFFGYWLAYGVTFFDSAAVLAENNGYELVKFFFLMTFAAAIPAIISGGVAERAKFNPMLIAAALCVGLVYPFFEGLIWNGNFGFQTWLENTFGAGFHDFAGSIVVHAVGGWIAFAAIMVLGSRNGRYRGGKVVAFAPSNIPLLALGAWILSIGWFGFNVMSAQAIEGISGLVAMNSLMAMVGGIISSLIIGKKDPGFIHNGPLAGLVAVCAGSDVMHPMGALVTGLVAGGLFVWLFIYVQSKFAQFDDVLGVWPLHGVCGLWGGIAAGIFGLESFGGLGGVSFISQLIGSFAGIAIALIGGFIVYKGVNVFMPIRLSEEDEFNGADVSIHKIGATNLTNK, from the coding sequence ATGGAATCAATTCAAAATCATGTAACGGCACTGGTTAGCAGTGCAGATACATTATTTATATTATTAGGTGCAATCATGGTCTTTGCCATGCATGCAGGGTTTGCATTTTTAGAGGTAGGAACGGTTCGCCATAAAAATCAAGTAAACGCTTTGGTTAAAATCATGTCAGACTTTGGTGTATCGGCCCTAGTGTATTTTTTCTTTGGTTATTGGCTCGCCTATGGCGTTACGTTTTTTGATAGCGCTGCTGTACTTGCTGAAAACAACGGTTATGAACTAGTAAAATTTTTCTTCTTGATGACCTTTGCTGCTGCAATACCTGCCATTATTTCTGGTGGTGTTGCTGAGCGCGCGAAGTTTAATCCAATGCTGATTGCTGCCGCACTATGTGTGGGGCTGGTTTATCCTTTCTTTGAAGGACTTATTTGGAATGGTAACTTTGGCTTCCAAACTTGGTTAGAAAATACTTTTGGTGCTGGATTCCATGACTTTGCTGGCTCCATTGTTGTACATGCCGTTGGTGGTTGGATTGCTTTTGCTGCTATTATGGTGTTAGGTAGCCGAAATGGCCGTTACCGTGGCGGTAAAGTAGTGGCATTTGCTCCTTCAAACATTCCTTTATTAGCATTAGGTGCATGGATTTTATCGATAGGTTGGTTTGGCTTTAACGTCATGTCAGCGCAAGCAATCGAGGGGATCAGTGGCCTCGTTGCAATGAACTCCTTAATGGCCATGGTTGGCGGTATTATTAGCTCGCTTATTATTGGTAAAAAAGACCCTGGCTTTATACATAATGGTCCATTAGCTGGCTTAGTTGCTGTTTGTGCTGGCTCTGATGTCATGCATCCTATGGGGGCACTTGTAACTGGTTTGGTGGCTGGTGGACTATTTGTGTGGCTATTTATCTATGTGCAAAGTAAGTTTGCTCAGTTTGATGATGTGCTAGGTGTTTGGCCTTTACATGGTGTGTGTGGCTTATGGGGCGGTATCGCAGCTGGTATTTTTGGGCTTGAAAGCTTTGGTGGTCTGGGTGGCGTAAGCTTTATTAGTCAATTAATTGGATCTTTTGCCGGTATTGCTATCGCATTAATTGGTGGCTTTATTGTTTACAAAGGCGTGAATGTATTTATGCCGATTCGCCTTAGTGAAGAAGATGAATTTAATGGTGCAGACGTTTCTATCCATAAAATTGGTGCAACAAACCTAACCAATAAATAA
- a CDS encoding DUF3379 family protein encodes MDDILFRHTASATPNDKSDDFLKRIAESDSDKALVKEAKQFDADLKALLKVDVPEGLADKILLEQSFTVEKERVMNGRWHIAIAASVAFIIGISLPLLNNITHSPADIGEVAMQHVQAEYYFTAKSNEHADLNMVNAKLARYGAQAHSDLGNVTYVNYCSFEGTPALHMVMQGEKGQITVFVVPSDADFIETKSFNNQYLKGITEKMGDANVVIVGERDESLQNVHSAMKNNIQWDI; translated from the coding sequence ATGGATGATATTCTATTCCGTCATACTGCTAGCGCAACTCCTAACGATAAGAGTGATGACTTTTTGAAACGTATTGCTGAGTCTGATAGTGATAAAGCGTTAGTTAAAGAAGCAAAACAGTTTGATGCAGATTTAAAAGCCCTATTGAAAGTAGATGTGCCAGAGGGGCTCGCCGATAAAATTTTGCTTGAGCAAAGCTTTACGGTTGAAAAAGAGCGTGTAATGAATGGGCGTTGGCATATTGCAATTGCGGCATCTGTTGCGTTTATTATTGGGATTAGTTTACCTCTATTAAATAACATCACCCATTCTCCTGCAGATATTGGCGAGGTTGCAATGCAACATGTCCAAGCTGAATATTATTTCACGGCTAAATCTAATGAGCATGCCGACCTTAATATGGTTAATGCCAAACTGGCTCGTTACGGGGCTCAAGCGCATAGTGATTTAGGTAATGTGACTTATGTTAACTATTGTAGTTTTGAGGGGACGCCTGCGTTACATATGGTGATGCAGGGGGAAAAAGGACAGATAACTGTTTTTGTCGTACCAAGTGATGCTGACTTTATAGAAACGAAAAGCTTTAACAACCAATATTTAAAAGGGATCACGGAAAAGATGGGTGATGCTAATGTTGTGATTGTGGGCGAAAGAGATGAATCGTTGCAAAATGTTCACAGTGCAATGAAAAATAATATTCAATGGGATATCTAA
- a CDS encoding efflux RND transporter periplasmic adaptor subunit codes for MNKKQFILPFLILLASVAGYWGTLQLKHPPKEKAQVDNTPLVTVKVIENKSVDFSVGSYGIVKSEFETDLVAQVSGEVVYLSKKFVRGGFVKKGEVLAKIDASDYEAALIDARANVASAQAALVLEKAHADVAKEQWSKIKGTKPTALSLREPQVAQEKARLLSSQAGLKRANRNVERTIIRAPYDALVHRRSVSLGSYVSIGMALGQIFSTDIAEIRLPVPDSEMQYLQNHGDNAKVILQAFIAGENHQWSGVVVRNEGVIDAQSHMNYLVAQIEDPYQLNNKVAEKLRFGTYVTALISGVKMDNIAVIDRHLITNGQVAIADQQNRLQFQAINIARILDGKAYISESLKEGTQLITSALDYPIVGMPLLIKKQSNAKQAELVEYKAGE; via the coding sequence ATGAATAAAAAACAGTTTATCTTACCGTTTCTTATATTACTTGCCAGTGTTGCGGGTTATTGGGGGACATTACAACTCAAGCACCCACCGAAAGAAAAAGCACAGGTAGATAACACGCCTTTAGTGACGGTTAAGGTGATTGAAAATAAAAGCGTTGATTTCTCAGTAGGCTCCTATGGCATCGTTAAAAGTGAGTTTGAAACGGATCTAGTTGCGCAAGTTAGTGGCGAAGTGGTGTATTTATCGAAAAAATTTGTCCGTGGTGGTTTTGTAAAAAAAGGCGAAGTGCTGGCTAAAATAGATGCCAGTGACTATGAAGCCGCTTTAATTGATGCCAGAGCCAATGTCGCCTCAGCACAAGCTGCTTTAGTGCTTGAAAAAGCACATGCTGATGTTGCTAAAGAACAATGGAGTAAGATTAAAGGTACTAAACCAACTGCATTGAGTTTACGAGAACCCCAGGTGGCACAAGAAAAAGCACGCTTATTATCTAGCCAAGCAGGACTAAAGCGAGCAAATAGAAATGTCGAGCGAACCATTATTCGTGCTCCTTATGATGCGTTAGTACATCGTCGTTCGGTATCACTAGGCTCCTACGTGAGTATCGGAATGGCACTTGGTCAAATATTTAGTACCGATATTGCCGAAATACGCTTGCCTGTACCTGATAGCGAAATGCAATACCTACAAAATCATGGCGATAACGCAAAGGTAATATTACAAGCGTTCATTGCAGGTGAAAACCATCAGTGGTCTGGTGTCGTGGTGCGAAATGAAGGCGTGATTGATGCGCAAAGCCACATGAACTACCTTGTTGCTCAAATAGAAGATCCCTATCAACTAAACAATAAAGTTGCTGAAAAATTACGCTTTGGTACCTATGTCACCGCGCTTATTAGTGGCGTTAAAATGGATAATATTGCCGTCATAGATCGTCACTTAATTACTAATGGACAAGTAGCCATTGCTGATCAGCAAAATAGATTACAGTTTCAAGCGATTAATATTGCTCGTATTTTAGATGGCAAAGCCTATATTAGCGAAAGCTTAAAAGAGGGCACTCAGCTCATTACTTCAGCGCTCGATTATCCAATTGTTGGTATGCCTTTGTTGATTAAAAAGCAGAGTAACGCAAAGCAAGCTGAGCTAGTTGAGTATAAGGCAGGTGAATAA
- a CDS encoding DUF2282 domain-containing protein — MKKSNLALAATVSTLIAVGGSLVASPAMAASKEKCYGIVAAGQNDCATKSSSCAGTSKVDNQGDAFIAVPKGLCAKITGGSLTPKED; from the coding sequence ATGAAAAAATCTAACTTAGCATTAGCAGCAACAGTATCAACACTTATCGCAGTTGGAGGCTCTTTAGTTGCTTCACCAGCAATGGCAGCCAGTAAAGAAAAATGTTACGGCATCGTCGCTGCAGGACAGAATGACTGTGCAACCAAAAGTAGCTCGTGCGCAGGCACTTCTAAAGTAGACAATCAAGGTGATGCATTCATTGCGGTACCAAAAGGGCTATGTGCGAAAATTACGGGTGGTAGTTTAACGCCTAAAGAAGATTAA